The Episyrphus balteatus chromosome 4, idEpiBalt1.1, whole genome shotgun sequence genome includes a window with the following:
- the LOC129920284 gene encoding cytochrome P450 4d2-like — MFLELVVLLISIVLAYDYLSKKRVNDVLSYMPGPRSLPLVGNILAYVGQTPEDIFNLISSNRQKYGPLYRVWIFNRPAVFCADPKDVEVILNSSKHITKNSLYDMLVDWLGYGLLISTGQKWHSRRKVITPTFHFKILEQFVEVFDQQGKELLEAINDKADGKTAFDIYPFICRMALDVIAETSMGTKVYAQKNPNIGYVRAVSDITALFSKRLLKAWYRLDIPFKILEPGLYKKQTETIKKMHDFTENVIQKRRAALEKEIVDGKFINQMNTNDDIGINKKMALLDVLLQSTIDGKPLSNEDIREEVDTFMFEGHDTTTSAMSFTLFLISRHPEVQNKAFEEIRDVIGEDTTKSITLHDLNNLKYLECVIKEGLRLYPPVPLIGRRFQEDTEINGKKIPAGTDFTIGIYVMLRDGEYFPKPNDFIPERHLAENTAEKSNPYAYIPFSAGPRNCIGQKFAILEMKSTISKILRNYELLPLGEHVRPMMNLVTRSVNGVQVGLKPRV, encoded by the exons ATGTTTTTGGAATTGGTGGTACTACTTATATCTATTGTGCTAGCATATGATTACCTAAGCAAGAAACGAGTTAATGATGTGCTATCATACATGCCAGGGCCAAGGTCATTACCACTTGTAGGCAACATCCTGGCATACGTTGGTCAAACTCCAGAAG ATATTTTCAACCTCATCTCTTCAAACCGCCAGAAATATGGTCCTTTATATCGAGTATGGATTTTCAATCGTCCAGCAGTTTTTTGTGCCGATCCCAAAGATGTCGAAGTGATTCTAAATAGTTCCAAGCACATAACTAAGAACTCGTTGTACGATATGCTTGTTGATTGGCTAGGTTACGGTTTGCTCATTAGTACCGGCCAAAAATGGCATTCAAGGCGAAAGGTTATAACACCGACATTTCACTTTAAAATATTAGAACAGTTTGTAGAGGTTTTTGATCAGCAAGGAAAAGAACTTTTAGAAGCAATTAATGATAAAGCTGATGGCAAAACTGCTTTTGATATTTACCCATTTATCTGTAGAATGGCTTTGGATGTCATTGCCG AAACGTCAATGGGTACTAAAGTCTATgctcaaaaaaatccaaacattgGCTATGTACGAGCAGTTTCAGA TATAACAGCACTTTTTTCAAAGAGGCTTCTCAAGGCATGGTATCGATTAGATATTCCTTTTAAGATCTTAGAGCCTGgtctttacaaaaaacaaacagaaaccATCAAGAAAATGCATGATTTTACTGAAAACGTTATTCAAAAAAGAAGGGCTGCTTTGGAGAAGGAAATCGTCGATGGAAAATTTATTAATCAAA TGAATACGAACGATGATATaggtattaacaaaaaaatggctCTTTTGGACGTGCTTCTGCAGTCTACAATTGACGGAAAACCTCTTTCCAATGAAGACATTCGTGAAGAAGTTGACACATTTATGTTTGAAGGACATGATACAACTACCAGCGCCATGTCTTTTACACTGTTTCTCATATCACGTCATCCAGAGGTGCAAAACAAAGCATTCGAAGAAATTCGTGATGTAATTGGGGAGGATACCACGAAATCGATAACATTGCATGACTTGAACAACTTGAAGTATTTGGAGTGCGTCATTAAAGAAGGACTTCGGTTATATCCACCAGTGCCTCTGATAGGGAGAAGATTTCAAGAAGATACTGAAATAA atGGGAAAAAAATTCCAGCTGGTACTGACTTTACAATTGGAATCTATGTTATGCTAAGAGATGGTGAATATTTCCCCAAACCCAATGATTTTATTCCGGAAAGACATTTGGCAGAAAATACTGCGGAAAAATCAAACCCGTATGCCTACATTCCATTTAGCGCAGGACCACGTAATTGCATAGGACAAAAGTTTGCTATTTTAGAAATGAAGAGCACAATTAGCAAGATTCTAAGAAACTATGAACTGTTACCACTAGGAGAACATGTGAGGCCAATGATGAATTTGGTCACGAGGTCAGTGAACGGAGTGCAAGTTGGACTTAAACCTagagtttaa